The Candidatus Abyssobacteria bacterium SURF_5 genome window below encodes:
- a CDS encoding glycosyltransferase family 1 protein, protein MRIGIDCRYLYDYFTGVGRYTHNLANRISEFDGENEYVLFKNPAVDRIVDKPNFFEVPVKSRPVSFGTWLNLSLIVQRHRLDIFHSLFPVAPLFPACKTVVTVHDLQAVTDPHFSSNRNVVLQKGAEYFYRMSYPLSMNRADKIIAVSGATKRDIVEMYGIDESKIVVVHEAIGDRFYQRPDTRRLDEVRLKYKLPEKFMLYLGNTRPHKNVKGLLESFARFVFLKEFPTAPVLVIAGVKERFFPQLLPLLEQLRIEDRVIFLDYIPDEDLPCLLAMARVFAFLTTKEGFGLPPLEAMASGVPVIASTDAALPEVLGEAAVLCNPHDPRECAQGMLRLWEDEQLRSSLIQKGLERPKFFSWEKAARQTLAVYKELGKR, encoded by the coding sequence ATGCGAATAGGAATCGATTGCAGATATTTATACGATTATTTTACCGGCGTCGGGCGATACACGCATAATCTTGCGAACCGGATCTCCGAGTTCGACGGCGAGAACGAGTATGTTCTTTTCAAGAATCCGGCGGTGGATAGGATCGTTGACAAGCCCAACTTTTTCGAGGTGCCGGTAAAGTCGCGCCCGGTATCTTTCGGCACGTGGCTCAATTTGTCGCTCATCGTGCAGCGGCACAGGCTGGATATCTTTCATTCTCTCTTCCCGGTAGCGCCGCTGTTTCCCGCTTGCAAGACGGTCGTGACGGTGCATGACCTGCAGGCGGTTACCGATCCGCACTTTTCATCGAATCGGAATGTAGTGCTCCAGAAAGGAGCGGAGTATTTTTACCGGATGAGCTACCCCCTCAGCATGAATCGAGCGGACAAGATCATCGCCGTTTCGGGAGCAACCAAGCGGGATATCGTTGAAATGTACGGTATTGACGAGTCCAAGATCGTTGTCGTCCACGAAGCGATCGGCGACCGGTTTTATCAGAGGCCGGACACGCGGCGGCTCGACGAGGTAAGGCTCAAATACAAACTGCCGGAAAAGTTCATGCTGTATCTGGGAAACACTCGTCCTCACAAGAACGTCAAGGGGCTGCTCGAGAGCTTTGCAAGATTCGTATTTCTGAAAGAGTTTCCAACAGCGCCGGTGCTTGTGATCGCAGGGGTGAAGGAGCGCTTTTTTCCTCAGTTGCTTCCGTTGCTGGAGCAACTCCGGATTGAGGACCGGGTAATATTCCTCGATTACATACCCGACGAGGACCTTCCATGCCTGCTTGCAATGGCGCGCGTTTTCGCATTCCTCACAACAAAGGAGGGGTTCGGGCTTCCACCCCTTGAGGCGATGGCAAGCGGCGTGCCGGTGATCGCTTCCACGGACGCGGCCCTTCCGGAGGTGTTAGGCGAGGCGGCGGTCTTATGCAATCCGCATGATCCCCGGGAATGCGCGCAGGGCATGCTTCGGCTCTGGGAAGACGAACAGTTGCGCTCGAGTTTAATACAGAAGGGCCTCGAAAGGCCGAAATTTTTTTCATGGGAGAAAGCGGCCAGGCAGACTCTGGCCGTTTACAAAGAACTGGGAAAGCGTTAA
- a CDS encoding glycosyltransferase family 1 protein: protein MRGRNWKIAVFHNIASGGSKRSIYEFCSRLRKRGAEIDVYSFEESQEFLPLSKVANNVFTFRFNLWFPLGEQALLFSPLALVELARLRAATKRVARQIDAGGYDLVLIHNCKYTQCPFLARFLKTPSIYYCHELYRFINEPHPRYSGIREKMRAFLLALLSPYHGILRMLERNNMRSAGLILTNSCFTQKTIREKYGLDSEVLYQGVSGNGSRDEVATRRNYVLCVGQLNRWKAQDFLIQALAEIEAGKRPELVIIFNKVSGSYQSYVRKLADRLGVKVTFAGNVSEEQLHRYYEEAKAFVYAPIREPFGFTPLEAALRKIPVVAVGEGGVRETVVDGVTGRLAPREPKAFAAVVSEFLDPSDAANLMVEKAYRTVKEKWDWERTIDEFEKIVDDFLSAKPAGAAEME from the coding sequence ATGCGGGGAAGAAACTGGAAAATAGCCGTTTTCCATAATATCGCCTCCGGCGGGAGCAAGCGGTCGATCTACGAGTTTTGCAGCCGCTTGAGAAAACGGGGAGCGGAGATAGACGTTTATAGCTTTGAAGAAAGCCAGGAATTCCTGCCGTTGTCAAAAGTGGCAAACAACGTCTTCACCTTCCGATTCAACCTCTGGTTTCCTCTAGGCGAGCAGGCTCTGCTTTTTTCTCCGCTGGCGCTTGTGGAACTTGCGCGGCTTCGTGCGGCGACGAAAAGAGTCGCGCGCCAGATTGATGCGGGAGGCTACGACCTCGTGCTCATCCATAATTGCAAGTACACGCAGTGTCCTTTTCTGGCCCGTTTTCTGAAAACCCCCTCCATTTACTATTGTCACGAACTTTACCGGTTTATCAATGAGCCGCATCCGCGCTACTCGGGCATCAGGGAGAAGATGCGCGCGTTTCTTCTTGCTTTGCTTTCGCCTTACCACGGCATTCTCAGAATGCTCGAGAGGAACAACATGCGCAGTGCCGGCCTGATCCTGACCAATTCGTGCTTCACTCAAAAAACGATACGCGAGAAATACGGGCTCGATTCAGAGGTTCTTTATCAGGGAGTCTCCGGGAACGGTTCTCGGGACGAGGTTGCGACGCGGCGGAATTATGTGTTGTGCGTCGGCCAATTGAATCGCTGGAAAGCGCAGGATTTTCTTATTCAGGCGCTTGCCGAGATAGAAGCGGGTAAACGGCCCGAGTTGGTCATTATCTTCAACAAAGTTTCGGGGTCGTATCAGAGCTATGTGCGGAAGCTTGCCGACCGGCTGGGGGTGAAAGTCACCTTCGCCGGCAACGTTTCCGAGGAGCAACTGCACAGGTATTATGAGGAGGCGAAGGCTTTTGTGTACGCGCCGATTCGCGAGCCGTTCGGCTTCACTCCGCTCGAAGCAGCCCTTCGCAAAATTCCGGTTGTCGCGGTCGGTGAAGGCGGCGTTCGCGAGACCGTTGTCGATGGAGTGACCGGACGCCTTGCGCCTCGCGAGCCGAAAGCGTTCGCGGCAGTTGTCAGCGAGTTTCTGGATCCGTCCGATGCGGCGAATCTGATGGTCGAGAAAGCGTATCGGACGGTGAAAGAGAAGTGGGATTGGGAGCGCACAATTGATGAGTTTGAGAAGATAGTGGACGATTTTCTGAGCGCGAAACCAGCCGGCGCTGCTGAAATGGAATAG
- a CDS encoding O-antigen ligase domain-containing protein → MEPQATTGSFKLPFAWAHIFLAFAVGLMLSFLVFIDPLVFSHLDFYYGTINISTVIPFEFAILFLVCLLLLSCLSYFFSRNFTNNLLLFLLVLTPFVTVISENIIEIGFIVLVIAFLVVFARSCLEGRTEFRASPTFLFIIGLAVFWLNSLMAPCLGVGEKIKGLLTVALHVCSRLGFFSFIVLFVNDFNQVRRFLDYMFIFGLISGVIGLFQLAYFFITGSEITFSTGVFVWLETPFGLLPRSTALMISPNELGVVTAISTVILLGYLLWEKDLGVKRKCMYWLCIIILLVSQGPPLSRSALMALAVVVCLISFLYKPSKGIHVLLLYLLIAIAATLVGLTSYMVENFLELNTSSADFRIYTSQIAFRAIRHFPLTGIGLGNFSDYNNVFNLIVHNTFLQPAADFGLLGALIFWCFLFFIVIRIGLLAIPAPTPPHGCTYRILFLVCLIYLVAAPFQPFMFLKHLWLVLAVTEASILLNRETEKDYLND, encoded by the coding sequence ATGGAACCCCAAGCTACCACCGGAAGTTTCAAATTACCTTTTGCGTGGGCTCACATATTCCTGGCATTTGCAGTGGGGCTGATGCTTTCTTTTTTGGTTTTCATTGACCCTCTTGTGTTCTCGCACCTTGATTTCTATTATGGTACCATTAACATATCAACAGTTATTCCATTTGAATTTGCGATCTTATTTTTAGTATGCCTCCTGCTTCTTTCCTGCTTGTCTTATTTCTTTTCTAGGAATTTCACGAATAATTTACTTCTTTTTCTGCTAGTTCTAACACCTTTCGTCACAGTAATCTCTGAGAATATAATAGAGATCGGATTCATCGTATTGGTTATTGCCTTTTTGGTTGTTTTTGCGAGAAGCTGTCTGGAAGGAAGGACTGAGTTCAGAGCCAGCCCCACGTTTTTATTCATCATTGGCCTCGCCGTCTTCTGGCTCAATTCTTTGATGGCACCTTGCCTAGGTGTTGGGGAAAAAATCAAAGGCCTCTTAACGGTGGCTCTCCATGTATGCTCTCGGTTAGGATTCTTTTCATTTATTGTGCTTTTTGTAAACGACTTCAATCAGGTGAGAAGGTTCCTGGACTATATGTTCATTTTTGGATTGATTTCGGGAGTGATAGGATTATTTCAGCTTGCATATTTTTTTATAACTGGATCGGAGATAACCTTTTCGACGGGAGTATTTGTCTGGCTGGAGACTCCTTTCGGATTGCTGCCCCGATCGACGGCTCTAATGATTTCGCCGAACGAACTTGGCGTCGTTACAGCCATTTCAACAGTTATTTTGTTAGGCTACCTTTTATGGGAGAAAGATTTGGGGGTCAAAAGGAAGTGCATGTATTGGCTTTGCATCATCATTCTCCTAGTCTCGCAGGGTCCACCCCTTAGTCGATCAGCTTTGATGGCTCTGGCGGTTGTCGTCTGCCTGATTAGTTTTCTGTACAAACCGTCCAAAGGAATACATGTTTTGCTGTTGTATCTCCTGATAGCAATTGCTGCCACATTGGTCGGACTGACCTCGTATATGGTCGAGAACTTTTTGGAATTGAATACCAGCTCGGCGGATTTTCGGATATATACATCGCAGATCGCTTTTCGGGCGATAAGGCATTTCCCTTTGACCGGAATCGGCTTGGGAAATTTCTCAGATTATAATAATGTATTCAATCTCATCGTCCATAACACGTTCTTGCAACCGGCTGCAGATTTCGGCCTACTGGGTGCTCTAATCTTCTGGTGTTTTTTATTTTTTATCGTGATACGGATAGGGCTATTGGCTATTCCCGCCCCAACTCCGCCTCATGGTTGCACTTACAGAATATTGTTCCTGGTCTGCTTAATATATCTGGTCGCCGCTCCATTTCAACCATTTATGTTTTTGAAACACCTTTGGTTGGTTCTTGCCGTGACTGAGGCAAGTATCCTGTTGAACAGGGAAACAGAAAAGGATTACCTAAATGACTAA